Below is a window of Onychostoma macrolepis isolate SWU-2019 chromosome 06, ASM1243209v1, whole genome shotgun sequence DNA.
AACATTATAAACTTCTGGTAATCACATCATTATCTTTATTCTAACAACCTTTTAAGTGTCTATTTGTAAGAAGGCTGACAGTTTTACATTCTAACGTAACAGTTTCGTTTCGTTTTGGGATACAGAAATCGAAAGTACTACTGACATCGGTAAGTAATGAGCATAATTAGATGTTTGCTCAATTTATTTGggaattattcattttatgaaGTCGCTTGAGAGTGGTAACGttagttaacttatttaaaaacttCGTTGTATTAGCCATATAGTATTCCAGGTCAATATATcaataaactaataacaaaCAAAGGTTACTATCACTAACTGTTGACTGTTTTACAAAGGCTGTCTACACAGCTCTTCCTATCTACCAGCgtagctgttttaaattgtttacGTTTTTAGGTATTTAAATGACGAGGAAGAGGAATATGCATTACTCAGAGGAAGTGAGCAAGTAACGTAACTACAATGCTATAGGCCCATGCCCACACTGGAAACACTGGTGTCAACCTGAAAGCCTGACGTACTTCAGTTTTCTAAGCGGCATTTTCAAGAAATGGCTTCAGCTGACGACAAGATATACTTCATCATAACTGCAAATCCACCTCCACCAAATGGGTATATAAAGGCTGGTGAAATATGCTTCATAGATAAACAACGATTTAATGAAAGGCAAAAAAGAAACGACACACACATTTTACCTGTAGTTGGTATGGGCAATTCATTAGATGTATTCCTTGATAAAGTTCTTCTGCAGCCATTGTCACGCAGATCAGCAGAATTTCTGCTGGCCATTGAATCCAATGAAGAGCGACTGTTGGCACTGAACGATCCTGAGGCTATAGAGAAGGCTTCAAATCTGTCTGAAGGCAGTTGGGTTTCTGTGGAGTATGATATGCAATGGCTCAAAGGTGTGATTCGATACATTGGCAGTATTACATCTTATAGTTCTGATCCTATAACAGGAGTCTTCTTCGGGGTGGAACTGCAGGTGAGTAACCTGTTTGTGCGAGCAAGAATGTGTCTGTAGTATTGTTAAAGGGAGAATTGAGGTAGAGCAATGCAAACAATCCACTAAGGTTAATGTGGTCATATAATAGCTCCTGTATTCTCTGCTGCTCTTAGGGTGAAGATACAGGAAAAGGCCAAAATAATGGTACCTACAGGTACAAATCCTACTTCAAATGTCCCCAAAACTCAGGTATTTTTGCCTCTTTTAAAAGAATCAAACCAGTGGATCATAAACCTTCAGCACCGCCGCTACCAACTCAGTCGTCTCTGTCCTTGACGTCTACTGAGCCTCTCAAAGCTGGAGACAGAGTCACCTTTTTTGGTGACAAAAATGCTCATCATGGCATGGTTATGGATATAAAGGACCGTCCAAATGGCAAAATGGTTCTCATATCTACGGTGAGTACTGATTTCTTAAGAGTGAcaaaaaatgattatttcacccaaaaaataatttactcactGTGGTTCTAAGTCTATATAACTTTCTTTGTTTAGTTGAACAAAGAAGGGGAAATTTTTAAGGATttcaccttttgtgttccacagaaagaacaataaataaataacagcataCAGATTTGCAATGACATAggagtgaataaataatgacagaaattgtaatgttttggaGAACTATTTTTGGTAACATTGTCTCAACACTTTCCTTAGATCTaaagataaaaacaaaactggatTTGTAGAATGATAGAAACAGAGATCCATAAAAACGACTTAAACGCTGTATTTATCCAttccaggccagtagttggtaatgtcactttgtaaagaaacaatATGCTGTAATATGCATGTAATATGCATGCAACGTCACCGTTTTCACAAATTTGCGTTTTTGTAATTTATACAGAGACGATAACGATTTCGTTTGcaaaaaaatcactttgaaaCCTGTTTATAACCCAAATCGCTGCTTTTGTGTAAATGAATGGCCAAAACGCATGAAACGTTTTTAGTTAAATACTGTGTTGTGTGAACACCTCCTTAGACAAGGGAAATTGTTATATAACAGCAGCATAAAAATAGCACTAATATTACTCATCagctaaatgtaaattaaaagaaaattacagATCTTCTAAAAACATATTACATAGATGTATATACAAGAAAAACTAAACAGTATACCGATTATTGTGTAATAGTGTGTTCACCTATAACACAAAGATATTGTACAATGTTATATTAAGTAagaattattttctaaaatgttcCTCTTCTCAGGATAAGGATGATGAGGGGAAGCAAGGAGGAGAGATAATGCTCCCACTGGATTATGTAATTAAAGAGGAGCTATTAAATAAAGGTAACATATGCATGTGTAGCCGCAGGTTTTATGTGCACTTATAGAATAGAAGAGCACACAGTACAACCTTAGTATAAGTATTTGGCCATAGACAGTCATGCAAGCAATAAGTTCTATCCTTTCAATGTAATGAAGTtttattatatacttttataatatacttttcgttttttgttttgtttttcttatgaccagatgaaactgaaaaaatggACACTTCCCAGGGCCCAGAGATGGGGGGTGTTACTGATTCTGATGAAATTACTGCTGGCTCCCTAGTGCAGTTTCTGGGAAAAACTCTAGTTTATGGAATTGTCCGCTGGACTGGATATTTACCTGATAAACCTGAGATGATTGCTGGACTGGAACTGGTATGTTCTCGTCTTTAAAAAATTCCTGTAGttctgaaatgaaattaaaactaatttcaCCATTTGTTAACTATTTTTAAAGACTGCaatatatgtattttgtttCTTAGGAGGACAGCAGTGCCGGTGTGACTGATGGAATATATAAAGGAAAACGGTACTTTAACTGTCCTCCTCATTGTGGTTTATTTGTGAAACTGTCATCTTGTCGGCCTGATGATCGCTTTTCTGGTGGAAAGAAGAAGCTGTTCAATGGACACTCTGGTAAGACCTAATGATATAAAGTCCTTGCCTgcagtttttgttaaattacaGTGTACTGTATTTAAAGTGGGAGTGTCAGGTGTTTATTAGCAGAAAGTGGAATTTTATCGTGGACAGGTAGATTACACCCACAAATATCATGTTGCCACATACTGAAGTGGAACTTGTGCAACATTCCTTGTGTGCCTCATTCTTCTTCTCTGTGACAGATAATGAGGAGGCAATTGTATCTAAGGAACAGGAGAATGTGCCACCTATTAGAACAGAAGATGTGTCAAACCGATTGATTGGTAAGATGAAAGGCATTCAGGGTCACTGCAACTCCTGTTATATGGACTCTGCCCTGTTCAGGTTAGAACTCATCTTAGACATGGTTTACATGCAGAactgaaatcaatttaaaaaatgaacaatttaaaTATCTAATTTCTCAACAGTTCAATAATATggcatgatatatatatatatatatatctttttcttttttatcatCCAGTGTGTTTTCCTGTTCATCAGTTCTGGATTCTCTGCTTTTTAAGTCTACAGAACATGAAACCATTCAAAGCATTCTGCTACAGAACATTGTTAACCCTCTCCGCAAGTGAGCTTGTGGCCTGCATTTGGCTTTGTATTGATAGAATTTTTACcatgta
It encodes the following:
- the cyldl gene encoding ubiquitin carboxyl-terminal hydrolase CYLD isoform X3 — its product is MASADDKIYFIITANPPPPNGYIKAGEICFIDKQRFNERQKRNDTHILPVVGMGNSLDVFLDKVLLQPLSRRSAEFLLAIESNEERLLALNDPEAIEKASNLSEGSWVSVEYDMQWLKGVIRYIGSITSYSSDPITGVFFGVELQGEDTGKGQNNGTYRYKSYFKCPQNSGIFASFKRIKPVDHKPSAPPLPTQSSLSLTSTEPLKAGDRVTFFGDKNAHHGMVMDIKDRPNGKMVLISTDKDDEGKQGGEIMLPLDYVIKEELLNKDETEKMDTSQGPEMGGVTDSDEITAGSLVQFLGKTLVYGIVRWTGYLPDKPEMIAGLELEDSSAGVTDGIYKGKRYFNCPPHCGLFVKLSSCRPDDRFSGGKKKLFNGHSDNEEAIVSKEQENVPPIRTEDVSNRLIGKMKGIQGHCNSCYMDSALFRQGFVSERSVMNLRKQLQKREHCPTYTTDEKDPEEFLSLIMQEILILDPPLTLCSQSGSIQKLQKCYYYQIFMDYNHHLVLPTVQQLLEHSFYSNSLKLAEVPACLILTMPRSGKSFKMFPKIIPSTELDITGLLADGPQQCVLCGQLANQECAECFRDTVFSQTGFKYFCVKCSSQVHSHQQRRCHKPSTLHLPQGFSYSQSSGSDRRTPPREKLELFAVLCIETSHYVSFVKYGPQDTDWIFFDSMADRVGESDGYNIPEVRACPEVGQYLHMPLAQLANQVPREMEGVAKRLFCDGYMYLYQSKTMSLYR
- the cyldl gene encoding ubiquitin carboxyl-terminal hydrolase CYLD isoform X4 — encoded protein: MVLLQPLSRRSAEFLLAIESNEERLLALNDPEAIEKASNLSEGSWVSVEYDMQWLKGVIRYIGSITSYSSDPITGVFFGVELQGEDTGKGQNNGTYRYKSYFKCPQNSGIFASFKRIKPVDHKPSAPPLPTQSSLSLTSTEPLKAGDRVTFFGDKNAHHGMVMDIKDRPNGKMVLISTDKDDEGKQGGEIMLPLDYVIKEELLNKDETEKMDTSQGPEMGGVTDSDEITAGSLVQFLGKTLVYGIVRWTGYLPDKPEMIAGLELEDSSAGVTDGIYKGKRYFNCPPHCGLFVKLSSCRPDDRFSGGKKKLFNGHSDNEEAIVSKEQENVPPIRTEDVSNRLIGKMKGIQGHCNSCYMDSALFSVFSCSSVLDSLLFKSTEHETIQSILLQNIVNPLRKQGFVSERSVMNLRKQLQKREHCPTYTTDEKDPEEFLSLIMQEILILDPPLTLCSQSGSIQKLQKCYYYQIFMDYNHHLVLPTVQQLLEHSFYSNSLKLAEVPACLILTMPRSGKSFKMFPKIIPSTELDITGLLADGPQQCVLCGQLANQECAECFRDTVFSQTGFKYFCVKCSSQVHSHQQRRCHKPSTLHLPQGFSYSQSSGSDRRTPPREKLELFAVLCIETSHYVSFVKYGPQDTDWIFFDSMADRVGESDGYNIPEVRACPEVGQYLHMPLAQLANQVPREMEGVAKRLFCDGYMYLYQSKTMSLYR
- the cyldl gene encoding ubiquitin carboxyl-terminal hydrolase CYLD isoform X5, producing the protein MASADDKIYFIITANPPPPNGYIKAGEICFIDKQRFNERQKRNDTHILPVVGMGNSLDVFLDKVLLQPLSRRSAEFLLAIESNEERLLALNDPEAIEKASNLSEGSWVSVEYDMQWLKGVIRYIGSITSYSSDPITGVFFGVELQGEDTGKGQNNGTYRYKSYFKCPQNSGIFASFKRIKPVDHKPSAPPLPTQSSLSLTSTEPLKAGDRVTFFGDKNAHHGMVMDIKDRPNGKMVLISTDKDDEGKQGGEIMLPLDYVIKEELLNKDETEKMDTSQGPEMGGVTDSDEITAGSLVQFLGKTLVYGIVRWTGYLPDKPEMIAGLELEDSSAGVTDGIYKGKRYFNCPPHCGLFVKLSSCRPDDRFSGGKKKLFNGHSDNEEAIVSKEQENVPPIRTEDVSNRLIGKMKGIQGHCNSCYMDSALFSVFSCSSVLDSLLFKSTEHETIQSILLQNIVNPLRKQGFVSERSVMNLRKQLQKREHCPTYTTDEKDPEEFLSLIMQEILILDPPLTLCSQSGSIQKLQKCYYYQIFMDYNHHLVLPTVQQLLEHSFYSNSLKLAEVPACLILTMPRSGKSFKMFPKIIPSTELDITGLLADGALSPAASMPQTQHPASSSGLLLLTEFRV
- the cyldl gene encoding ubiquitin carboxyl-terminal hydrolase CYLD isoform X1, translating into MASADDKIYFIITANPPPPNGYIKAGEICFIDKQRFNERQKRNDTHILPVVGMGNSLDVFLDKVLLQPLSRRSAEFLLAIESNEERLLALNDPEAIEKASNLSEGSWVSVEYDMQWLKGVIRYIGSITSYSSDPITGVFFGVELQGEDTGKGQNNGTYRYKSYFKCPQNSGIFASFKRIKPVDHKPSAPPLPTQSSLSLTSTEPLKAGDRVTFFGDKNAHHGMVMDIKDRPNGKMVLISTDKDDEGKQGGEIMLPLDYVIKEELLNKDETEKMDTSQGPEMGGVTDSDEITAGSLVQFLGKTLVYGIVRWTGYLPDKPEMIAGLELEDSSAGVTDGIYKGKRYFNCPPHCGLFVKLSSCRPDDRFSGGKKKLFNGHSDNEEAIVSKEQENVPPIRTEDVSNRLIGKMKGIQGHCNSCYMDSALFSVFSCSSVLDSLLFKSTEHETIQSILLQNIVNPLRKQGFVSERSVMNLRKQLQKREHCPTYTTDEKDPEEFLSLIMQEILILDPPLTLCSQSGSIQKLQKCYYYQIFMDYNHHLVLPTVQQLLEHSFYSNSLKLAEVPACLILTMPRSGKSFKMFPKIIPSTELDITGLLADGPQQCVLCGQLANQECAECFRDTVFSQTGFKYFCVKCSSQVHSHQQRRCHKPSTLHLPQGFSYSQSSGSDRRTPPREKLELFAVLCIETSHYVSFVKYGPQDTDWIFFDSMADRVGESDGYNIPEVRACPEVGQYLHMPLAQLANQVPREMEGVAKRLFCDGYMYLYQSKTMSLYR
- the cyldl gene encoding ubiquitin carboxyl-terminal hydrolase CYLD isoform X2 translates to MASADDKIYFIITANPPPPNGYIKAGEICFIDKQRFNERQKRNDTHILPVVGMGNSLDVFLDKVLLQPLSRRSAEFLLAIESNEERLLALNDPEAIEKASNLSEGSWVSVEYDMQWLKGVIRYIGSITSYSSDPITGVFFGVELQGEDTGKGQNNGTYRYKSYFKCPQNSGIFASFKRIKPVDHKPSAPPLPTQSSLSLTSTEPLKAGDRVTFFGDKNAHHGMVMDIKDRPNGKMVLISTDKDDEGKQGGEIMLPLDYVIKEELLNKDETEKMDTSQGPEMGGVTDSDEITAGSLVQFLGKTLVYGIVRWTGYLPDKPEMIAGLELEDSSAGVTDGIYKGKRYFNCPPHCGLFVKLSSCRPDDRFSGGKKKLFNGHSDNEEAIVSKEQENVPPIRTEDVSNRLIGKMKGIQGHCNSCYMDSALFSVFSCSSVLDSLLFKSTEHETIQSILLQNIVNPLRKQGFVSERSVMNLRKQLQKREHCPTYTTDEKDPEEFLSLIMQEILILDPPLTLCQSGSIQKLQKCYYYQIFMDYNHHLVLPTVQQLLEHSFYSNSLKLAEVPACLILTMPRSGKSFKMFPKIIPSTELDITGLLADGPQQCVLCGQLANQECAECFRDTVFSQTGFKYFCVKCSSQVHSHQQRRCHKPSTLHLPQGFSYSQSSGSDRRTPPREKLELFAVLCIETSHYVSFVKYGPQDTDWIFFDSMADRVGESDGYNIPEVRACPEVGQYLHMPLAQLANQVPREMEGVAKRLFCDGYMYLYQSKTMSLYR